One region of Faecalibacter bovis genomic DNA includes:
- a CDS encoding HesB/IscA family protein, with amino-acid sequence MIKVTEEAKNKIASLMQEEGSSIEESFVRVGVTSGGCSGLSYDLKFDKEQKPEDKLYEDNGVKILVDKKSFLYLVGMTLEYSGGLNGKGFVFNNPNASRTCGCGESFAV; translated from the coding sequence ATGATTAAAGTAACAGAAGAAGCTAAAAATAAAATTGCATCTCTTATGCAAGAAGAAGGATCTTCAATCGAAGAATCTTTCGTTAGAGTAGGTGTAACAAGTGGTGGATGTTCAGGATTATCTTACGACTTAAAGTTTGATAAAGAACAAAAACCAGAAGATAAGTTATACGAAGACAACGGAGTAAAAATATTAGTAGATAAAAAATCTTTCTTATACTTGGTTGGTATGACTTTAGAATATTCAGGAGGTTTAAATGGAAAAGGTTTCGTTTTCAACAATCCAAATGCAAGTAGAACTTGCGGATGTGGTGAAAGCTTTGCAGTTTAA
- a CDS encoding energy transducer TonB: MENRKFLDILFENRNKSYGAYELRITENQSLMKALFAGIGIVGLAMGGFVYSNKIDTIDYSTTHDDGVVITVIDVLPPVDENKLVEPPVEKPTEIKREQLDTKQIKEIMPTPTSVPKKEETIVDRKELEGADLGAENREGTIASTGQIGGGDVSEGDKNVTGNQNNNTIPAGAENKIPEIARKPIRTKDAKVMAIFPGCEKETSKGNEALTKCLSDKLSNELSNNMEDYAAIAERENKAQAVAKMNFIINKNGEITQVKPLNGSDVSLGKEAKKALERINKDLQRKGKKIKPAKYDDNTDADLIFSIPVRFQQM, from the coding sequence ATGGAAAACAGAAAATTTTTAGATATACTTTTCGAAAATCGAAATAAATCTTACGGCGCTTATGAATTAAGAATTACAGAAAATCAATCTTTGATGAAAGCTTTATTTGCTGGAATTGGAATAGTTGGTTTAGCTATGGGTGGATTTGTTTATTCAAACAAAATCGATACAATTGATTATTCAACAACACATGATGATGGTGTAGTTATCACTGTGATAGATGTTCTTCCTCCAGTTGATGAAAATAAACTTGTTGAACCTCCAGTTGAAAAACCAACAGAAATAAAACGCGAACAATTAGATACAAAGCAAATTAAAGAGATAATGCCAACTCCTACAAGTGTACCTAAAAAGGAAGAAACTATTGTAGATAGAAAAGAATTAGAAGGTGCAGATTTAGGAGCTGAAAACAGAGAAGGAACAATCGCTTCGACTGGTCAAATAGGTGGTGGAGACGTTAGCGAAGGCGATAAAAACGTAACAGGAAATCAAAACAATAACACAATTCCGGCAGGAGCTGAAAATAAAATTCCAGAAATCGCTAGAAAACCAATTCGAACAAAAGACGCGAAAGTAATGGCTATTTTTCCTGGTTGCGAGAAAGAAACGAGCAAAGGAAACGAAGCATTAACGAAATGTTTAAGCGATAAATTATCAAATGAATTATCGAATAACATGGAAGATTATGCAGCCATCGCGGAAAGAGAAAACAAAGCACAAGCTGTTGCTAAAATGAATTTTATTATCAATAAAAACGGTGAAATTACACAAGTAAAACCTTTAAACGGCAGCGATGTTTCTTTGGGTAAAGAAGCAAAAAAAGCATTAGAAAGAATCAATAAAGATTTACAACGAAAAGGAAAGAAAATAAAGCCTGCAAAATACGACGACAATACAGATGCAGATTTAATTTTCTCAATCCCGGTTCGATTTCAACAAATGTAA
- the trpS gene encoding tryptophan--tRNA ligase gives MARVLTGIQATGTPHLGNILGAIQPAIEMTQQEGNDSFIFIADLHSLTQIKDAEVLKQNTYEVAATWLALGLDTSKVAFYRQSDVTETTELMWYLLNFFPFQRLTLAHSFKDKQDYLADVNAGLFTYPILMAADILLYDANLVPVGKDQLQHLEITRDVASRFNNQMGESFVIPEAKIDEQVMIIPGTDGNKMSKSRNNFINIFLPEKQLRKQVMSIETDSTPLEDPKNPDTDNVFAIYKLLASPEQIEEMRENYLKGGYGYGHAKQALYELILEKYADARIKFNELMDDKATLDAFLENGAFKAREVAQGVLKRTRKQLGLKI, from the coding sequence ATGGCTAGAGTGCTTACGGGAATTCAAGCGACTGGAACTCCGCACTTAGGAAATATTTTAGGTGCAATTCAGCCAGCGATTGAAATGACTCAACAAGAGGGAAATGATTCATTTATCTTTATTGCAGATTTACATTCTTTAACACAAATTAAGGATGCGGAAGTTTTAAAACAAAATACTTACGAAGTTGCTGCTACTTGGTTAGCTTTAGGTTTAGATACTTCAAAAGTAGCTTTTTACCGTCAATCAGATGTTACAGAAACAACTGAATTAATGTGGTATTTATTAAACTTTTTCCCATTCCAACGATTAACTTTAGCACACTCTTTCAAAGACAAGCAAGATTATTTAGCAGATGTTAACGCTGGGTTATTTACTTACCCAATTTTAATGGCAGCTGATATTTTATTATACGATGCAAATTTAGTTCCTGTAGGAAAAGATCAATTACAACATTTAGAGATTACACGCGACGTGGCTTCTCGTTTCAATAATCAAATGGGTGAAAGTTTTGTAATCCCAGAAGCTAAAATTGATGAGCAAGTAATGATTATTCCTGGTACTGATGGAAATAAAATGAGTAAATCTCGTAACAACTTTATCAATATCTTTTTGCCAGAAAAACAATTACGTAAACAGGTAATGTCTATCGAAACAGATTCAACTCCGTTAGAAGATCCAAAAAATCCTGATACAGATAATGTTTTCGCAATTTATAAATTGTTAGCATCTCCAGAACAAATTGAAGAAATGCGTGAAAACTACTTAAAAGGTGGTTACGGTTATGGACACGCAAAACAAGCTTTATACGAATTAATTTTAGAGAAATACGCAGATGCTCGTATCAAATTTAATGAGTTAATGGACGATAAAGCAACACTAGATGCTTTCTTAGAAAATGGAGCATTTAAAGCTCGTGAAGTGGCTCAAGGAGTTTTAAAAAGAACAAGAAAACAATTAGGTTTAAAGATATAG
- a CDS encoding nuclease-related domain-containing protein, with the protein MVVIIGILLILAFVFLLIFGKSTAEIRGEEGEKIVRKKLNRLDKNKYTIINDVVFNINGKKSQIDHIVVSDFGIFVIETKNYKGAVYGSESSYNWTQYLFKKQFKLYNPIKQNQGHIYALQHVLKGLMPLDFISIIVFTNRSKLKVKAQTHVIYTQKLIRVIKLYDEVSLNNYMKEAIIETIKKHNIKDNN; encoded by the coding sequence ATGGTAGTGATTATTGGGATATTGCTGATTTTAGCATTTGTATTTTTATTAATTTTTGGAAAATCAACTGCCGAAATTAGAGGTGAGGAAGGTGAAAAAATTGTACGAAAGAAATTAAATAGATTAGATAAAAATAAATACACAATAATAAACGATGTCGTATTTAATATCAACGGAAAAAAATCTCAAATCGATCATATTGTAGTTTCTGATTTTGGGATTTTTGTCATAGAAACGAAGAATTATAAAGGTGCTGTTTACGGTTCTGAATCGAGTTATAATTGGACACAATATTTGTTTAAAAAGCAATTCAAATTATATAATCCAATTAAGCAAAATCAAGGTCATATTTATGCGTTGCAGCATGTTTTAAAAGGATTAATGCCATTGGATTTTATATCGATAATTGTATTTACAAATCGTTCAAAATTAAAAGTAAAAGCACAAACTCATGTGATTTATACCCAAAAGTTAATAAGAGTTATAAAATTGTATGATGAGGTTTCTTTGAATAATTATATGAAAGAAGCTATCATAGAAACGATCAAAAAACACAATATAAAAGACAATAATTAG
- a CDS encoding T9SS type B sorting domain-containing protein, which translates to MKKIHNFLIALLLFITAHAQNQPTITPLTGGFTFSNQLVEEHTVAFRANTINCGMNFTRYYKYYSFQANFDMTFAFDLIANKPDFRFLIWKLPVGSRPQDIFNNNSTILPARSVEGEALIKGLKEDDLQICEGYTTSGRNGYAKGFQGTEQLLRGETIVIAVYGNNTVDAFDIKINVAEERTINTFNNKCEIEGYTYNELFSAVQANSGSSNITLYQDQNFQNILPVGSTVTSEQTIYAQVKDDSGKLIYIYTIPISFKPNYSFFFNNASYEVCGPQFIVNYDQIIRDNVTNYGDVNDFIIEYIELNGRRYADGDVISLPDHFQRIYGKVKYVGNNGCEASSNFDFSVRNIKYITDRNPIIETCNPTFTIDKLNLRLLTQVINDEDYDIKFYLPNGTEVFDGDIVSLNGNQLILNYIPVHYATGCIGTTGTITINKTSTLPIVDANLTACLVDLKQELIDQKLTEIRNGTTANLTFYFQGSLIQSNEILNIIRTNRNGVIEVRVEEGCPTTRQFTFSINESSITLNSESIVKQEFCVDANLVINYSNQDLKQLAIQNILNPVDVSRYDFRFFDESNTEITLVNNLQTDRRIKVIVKLNSEDCSNEYFIELKRVNKLVINDSSRELTANCDDTIVFTRETLIDLFEAEVANYQTNIVLNQVYPITFGTADQVIFTVDFYQDSNCVTTKEIIINKGSELNIDFTSIQQDITNNPYRFCGEINTTDLANYLSNYINQVLATYPNLQTEQAINQYVQTMTANNGVVTIKFLDPNQCGTKDLVFNYQPFPMLDLELDQNVFTCTGQNYLLDLSTYTIARVFDQNGNEIFGVRNQFSLAVGNYIVEVENQYGCITRKTLQVSTSPEPIIKEIILNLDSIEVIAQGNGGVLEYSIDGINWQRSNKFLGIQKGESYTVYVRENGCAIVSIPDVVYLNLPNFISPNGDGINDIWKPIGRNTSLDVRIQVFNRYGKIVYEAEGANALNWNGTINNRKLPSDSYWYFIEYIDTKTVIKLKYQGYITIKSNK; encoded by the coding sequence ATGAAAAAAATTCACAATTTTTTAATTGCTCTACTCTTATTTATTACTGCCCACGCACAGAATCAGCCTACTATTACACCATTAACAGGCGGATTTACATTTTCAAATCAATTAGTTGAAGAACATACAGTTGCGTTTCGTGCGAACACGATAAACTGTGGAATGAATTTTACGCGTTATTACAAGTATTATTCTTTTCAAGCAAATTTTGATATGACTTTTGCATTTGACTTAATTGCAAATAAACCAGATTTTAGATTTTTAATTTGGAAATTGCCCGTTGGAAGTAGACCACAAGATATTTTTAATAATAATTCAACAATTTTACCTGCTCGTTCAGTTGAAGGTGAAGCTTTAATTAAAGGTTTGAAGGAAGATGATCTTCAGATTTGTGAAGGTTATACAACTTCAGGTAGAAATGGTTATGCAAAAGGTTTCCAAGGAACTGAACAATTATTAAGAGGTGAAACAATTGTAATTGCTGTTTACGGAAATAATACAGTTGATGCGTTTGATATTAAAATAAATGTAGCTGAAGAACGTACTATAAATACATTTAACAATAAATGTGAAATAGAAGGATATACTTATAATGAGCTATTTTCTGCAGTACAAGCTAATTCGGGTTCATCAAATATTACATTATACCAAGATCAAAATTTTCAGAATATTCTACCTGTCGGAAGTACAGTTACATCAGAACAAACCATTTACGCACAAGTAAAAGATGATTCGGGAAAATTAATTTATATCTATACGATTCCGATTTCTTTCAAACCTAACTATTCATTCTTTTTTAATAATGCAAGTTACGAAGTATGTGGACCACAATTTATTGTTAATTATGATCAAATTATTCGTGATAATGTTACAAATTATGGTGATGTAAATGATTTTATTATTGAATATATTGAACTAAATGGAAGGAGATATGCTGATGGAGATGTAATTTCTTTACCTGATCATTTTCAACGCATTTATGGAAAAGTAAAATATGTTGGAAATAACGGTTGTGAAGCTTCTTCGAATTTCGATTTTTCAGTTCGTAATATCAAATATATTACTGATCGTAATCCAATTATAGAAACGTGTAATCCAACTTTTACGATTGATAAACTTAATTTAAGACTTTTAACACAAGTTATTAATGACGAGGATTATGATATTAAATTTTATTTACCAAATGGTACAGAAGTATTTGATGGTGATATTGTTTCTTTAAATGGAAATCAACTAATATTAAATTATATACCTGTGCATTATGCAACAGGATGTATTGGAACTACAGGAACAATTACGATTAATAAAACTTCTACATTACCAATTGTAGATGCAAATTTAACGGCTTGTTTAGTTGATTTAAAACAAGAATTAATTGATCAGAAATTAACTGAAATAAGAAATGGAACGACGGCGAATCTTACGTTTTATTTTCAAGGGAGTTTAATTCAATCCAATGAAATTTTAAATATAATTCGTACAAATCGTAACGGAGTTATTGAAGTGCGAGTTGAAGAAGGTTGTCCAACAACAAGACAATTTACTTTTTCTATAAACGAAAGTTCAATTACGTTAAATTCTGAATCAATTGTTAAACAAGAATTTTGTGTAGATGCTAATTTGGTTATCAATTATTCTAATCAAGATTTAAAGCAATTAGCAATTCAGAATATTTTAAATCCTGTTGATGTATCAAGATATGATTTTAGATTTTTTGATGAATCAAATACTGAAATTACTTTAGTAAATAATTTACAAACAGATAGAAGAATAAAGGTTATTGTAAAATTAAATAGTGAAGATTGTTCTAATGAATATTTTATAGAATTAAAACGTGTAAATAAGTTAGTAATTAATGATTCATCACGAGAATTAACAGCAAACTGTGATGATACAATTGTGTTTACTCGCGAAACTTTAATTGATTTATTTGAAGCTGAAGTTGCTAATTATCAAACAAACATCGTTTTAAATCAAGTGTACCCAATAACTTTTGGAACGGCTGATCAAGTTATTTTCACAGTGGATTTTTATCAGGATTCAAACTGTGTAACTACCAAAGAGATTATCATCAATAAAGGAAGTGAATTGAATATTGATTTTACTTCTATTCAGCAAGATATTACGAATAATCCTTACAGATTTTGTGGCGAAATTAACACGACTGATTTAGCGAATTATTTAAGTAATTACATCAATCAAGTTTTAGCAACTTATCCAAATTTACAAACTGAACAAGCAATCAATCAGTATGTACAAACGATGACTGCGAATAATGGTGTTGTTACAATCAAATTTTTAGATCCTAATCAATGTGGAACTAAAGATCTTGTTTTTAACTATCAACCATTCCCAATGTTAGATTTAGAATTAGATCAAAATGTATTTACATGTACTGGTCAGAATTATTTGTTAGATTTATCAACTTATACCATTGCTCGCGTTTTTGATCAAAATGGAAATGAAATTTTCGGAGTTAGAAATCAATTTTCTTTAGCTGTAGGAAATTACATTGTTGAGGTCGAAAACCAATATGGTTGTATTACTCGTAAAACGCTTCAAGTTTCAACTTCTCCTGAACCAATAATCAAAGAGATTATTTTAAATTTAGATTCAATAGAGGTGATTGCTCAAGGAAATGGAGGTGTTTTAGAATATTCGATTGACGGTATAAATTGGCAAAGATCAAATAAATTTTTAGGAATTCAGAAGGGAGAATCTTATACTGTTTATGTAAGAGAAAATGGATGTGCAATTGTGTCTATACCTGATGTTGTGTATTTAAATTTACCAAATTTTATCTCGCCAAATGGTGACGGAATTAATGATATTTGGAAACCAATTGGTAGAAATACGAGTTTAGATGTACGAATTCAAGTTTTTAATCGTTATGGTAAAATAGTTTATGAAGCTGAAGGTGCAAATGCACTAAATTGGAATGGAACTATAAATAATCGTAAACTACCTTCAGATTCTTATTGGTATTTCATTGAATATATTGATACTAAAACTGTGATTAAGTTAAAATATCAAGGATATATTACAATTAAATCGAATAAGTAA
- the sufB gene encoding Fe-S cluster assembly protein SufB, translating to MSNTKYTEDDLREDLASQKQYEFGWTTEMEYEEFPVGLNEDIVRAISAKKEEPEWMTEWRLEAFRAWEKMEEPEWANVTYEKPDFQAIQYYAAPKPKKELASLDEVDPELLKTFEKLGISLDEQKRLTGVAIDVVFDSVSVKTTFRETLAEKGIIFCSISEAIKEYPELVKKYIGKVVPPTDNFYAALNSAVFSDGSFCYIPKGVRCPMELSTYFRINSAGTGQFERTLLIADEGSYVSYLEGCTAPMRDENQLHAAVVELLIMDDAEIKYSTVQNWFPGDENGKGGVFNFVTKRAVCEKNAKVAWTQVETGSAVTWKYPSCILKGDNSVGEFYSIAVTNHYQQADTGTKMIHIGKNSKSTIISKGISAGKSQNSYRGLVKVMKGAEGARNFSQCDSLLMGNECGAHTFPYIEIENKSAQLEHEATTSKIGEDQLFYCNQRGIDTEKAIALIVNGFSREVLDKLPMEFAVEAKKLLEISLEGSVG from the coding sequence ATGAGTAACACAAAATATACAGAAGACGATCTACGTGAAGATCTTGCTAGCCAAAAACAATATGAGTTTGGTTGGACGACTGAAATGGAATATGAAGAATTCCCAGTCGGATTAAATGAAGACATCGTGCGTGCTATTTCAGCAAAAAAAGAAGAGCCAGAATGGATGACGGAATGGCGTTTAGAAGCTTTCCGTGCTTGGGAAAAAATGGAAGAGCCTGAATGGGCCAACGTAACTTACGAAAAACCAGATTTTCAAGCAATTCAATACTATGCTGCTCCAAAACCAAAAAAAGAATTAGCGAGTTTAGACGAGGTTGATCCTGAATTATTAAAAACTTTTGAGAAATTAGGTATTTCTTTAGACGAGCAAAAACGTTTAACTGGAGTTGCTATTGATGTTGTATTTGATTCAGTTTCAGTAAAAACAACGTTTCGTGAAACGTTAGCTGAAAAAGGAATTATTTTCTGTTCAATTTCAGAAGCAATCAAAGAATATCCAGAATTAGTTAAGAAATATATAGGTAAAGTTGTCCCGCCAACAGATAATTTCTACGCAGCTTTAAACTCTGCAGTTTTCTCTGATGGATCATTCTGTTATATTCCAAAAGGTGTTCGATGCCCAATGGAATTATCAACTTATTTCCGTATCAACTCTGCTGGTACAGGACAATTCGAGCGTACATTATTAATCGCTGACGAAGGTTCTTACGTTTCTTACTTAGAAGGTTGTACAGCACCAATGCGTGACGAAAACCAATTACACGCTGCTGTAGTTGAGTTATTGATCATGGATGATGCTGAGATTAAATATTCAACAGTACAAAACTGGTTCCCAGGTGATGAAAACGGTAAAGGAGGTGTATTTAACTTTGTAACTAAGCGTGCAGTTTGTGAGAAAAATGCAAAAGTTGCTTGGACTCAAGTTGAAACAGGTTCTGCTGTTACTTGGAAATATCCATCTTGTATCTTAAAAGGTGATAATTCAGTTGGTGAGTTTTACTCAATCGCTGTAACGAATCACTACCAACAAGCGGATACAGGTACAAAGATGATTCACATCGGAAAGAATTCGAAATCAACGATTATTTCGAAAGGTATTTCTGCGGGTAAATCTCAAAACTCATACCGTGGTTTAGTGAAGGTAATGAAAGGTGCTGAAGGTGCTCGTAACTTCTCTCAGTGTGATTCATTATTAATGGGTAACGAATGTGGAGCTCATACTTTCCCTTACATCGAAATTGAGAATAAATCTGCTCAATTAGAACACGAAGCGACAACATCAAAAATTGGTGAAGATCAATTATTCTATTGTAATCAACGTGGTATCGATACTGAAAAAGCAATTGCTTTAATTGTAAACGGTTTCAGCCGCGAGGTTTTAGATAAATTACCAATGGAATTTGCTGTTGAGGCTAAGAAATTATTAGAAATCTCATTAGAAGGTTCTGTAGGATAA
- a CDS encoding PorP/SprF family type IX secretion system membrane protein produces MKKLAILCLLLCSTKNVYAQQGLPFYNHYLVGDKMLINPAYAGQDPNVISINGTHRNQWDDLPDSPSTQTVSAHGTVVDRLAVGAYFFNDRNGATKLTGFNLTAAYHIPLDDRSYSEEAEESAFSFGVGASNVSQRFDFSRVVAENPNDPALQTDSYNAFFLNLGMSVKYMNFTAGMSILDIPLGENLYFLNNIEPLPTWYYFNLGYNWYITEGIRLEPSVVYNLNSNSDRHLDVNVLANFGFGDNGQGVGVGVGYKQGLDNNGNQPLFVSPMLKLKVGSLKAGMAYDIGLSDFQVDGRKQGFLFSLGFDLQNPWGDRYY; encoded by the coding sequence ATGAAAAAACTAGCAATACTATGTTTACTACTATGTTCTACTAAGAACGTGTATGCTCAACAAGGTTTGCCATTTTATAATCACTATTTGGTCGGTGATAAAATGCTAATTAATCCAGCGTATGCAGGTCAAGATCCTAATGTAATTTCTATCAACGGAACTCATAGAAATCAATGGGATGATTTACCAGATAGCCCAAGTACACAGACCGTAAGTGCTCACGGAACAGTCGTGGATCGATTAGCGGTTGGTGCATACTTTTTTAATGATAGAAATGGTGCAACTAAACTTACAGGGTTTAATTTAACTGCTGCGTATCACATTCCATTAGATGATCGTTCGTATTCTGAAGAAGCAGAAGAAAGTGCATTTTCTTTCGGGGTTGGAGCGTCAAATGTTTCTCAACGATTTGATTTTTCAAGAGTAGTTGCAGAAAATCCAAACGATCCAGCTTTACAAACTGATTCATATAATGCCTTCTTTTTAAATTTAGGTATGTCTGTAAAGTATATGAATTTTACTGCGGGTATGTCTATTTTAGATATTCCATTAGGTGAAAATTTATATTTCTTAAATAATATCGAACCTTTACCAACTTGGTACTACTTTAATTTGGGTTATAATTGGTATATCACGGAAGGAATTCGTTTAGAACCGTCTGTTGTTTACAACTTAAACTCAAATTCAGATCGTCATTTAGATGTAAACGTATTGGCTAACTTCGGTTTCGGAGATAATGGTCAAGGAGTTGGAGTAGGAGTTGGTTATAAACAAGGATTGGATAATAACGGAAATCAACCTTTATTTGTTTCGCCAATGTTAAAACTAAAAGTGGGATCGTTAAAAGCAGGAATGGCTTATGATATTGGTTTATCAGATTTCCAAGTGGATGGACGTAAACAAGGTTTCTTATTTAGCCTTGGTTTCGATCTACAAAATCCTTGGGGAGATAGATACTATTAG
- a CDS encoding C4-dicarboxylate ABC transporter: MNKNIAYGIIGFGYFLIGIFTWKYKYFIYQLDDIKATLFGILFIVYGLFRMYRAIKAYRNGEK, encoded by the coding sequence ATGAATAAAAATATTGCATACGGAATTATTGGTTTCGGTTATTTTTTAATCGGAATATTTACTTGGAAGTACAAATATTTCATCTACCAGTTAGATGATATAAAAGCGACTTTATTTGGTATTCTATTTATCGTTTACGGTTTATTTAGAATGTACCGCGCAATTAAAGCATACAGAAATGGTGAAAAATAA
- a CDS encoding PstS family phosphate ABC transporter substrate-binding protein, translated as MVKNKILALGGILAISLFTQSCNKKEEVKVEESKTKGIEKPLHTYGTLKITADPSYENVVKALTSMYQIEYPEVKFEYDYKIEELAIKDLYEGKSEFAIVSKPLTKDQETYLFNKTKILYKASPIGMDATIFVTSKENPIDSISVKDIKANIYNENGSIKLVFDYPNSANFNTINDRLGITPPKGLAIKALKSADNVLDFVQNDKKTIGIIGLNTLSDTDNPKVKDYLSKVKILKVVTDKGEIFEPSNPNLRNGNYPFHRFIYFLKNEKGFGIAAGLSRFAGSQQGQLIILKENLQPYYLYKREVQINANSLEPKKEIKAD; from the coding sequence ATGGTGAAAAATAAAATATTGGCTTTAGGTGGAATTTTAGCCATCTCATTGTTTACACAATCTTGTAACAAAAAAGAAGAAGTAAAAGTTGAAGAAAGTAAGACTAAAGGAATTGAAAAACCTTTACATACTTATGGTACTTTAAAAATTACTGCTGATCCTAGTTACGAAAATGTTGTAAAAGCTTTGACTTCGATGTATCAAATTGAATATCCTGAAGTGAAATTCGAATACGATTACAAGATTGAAGAATTAGCAATTAAAGATTTATATGAAGGTAAATCTGAATTTGCTATTGTAAGTAAACCTTTAACTAAAGATCAAGAAACTTACTTATTCAATAAAACGAAAATCTTATATAAAGCTTCGCCAATTGGGATGGATGCTACTATTTTCGTTACTTCAAAAGAAAATCCAATAGATTCTATCAGTGTAAAAGATATTAAAGCTAATATCTATAATGAGAATGGTTCAATTAAATTAGTTTTTGATTATCCAAACTCAGCTAACTTTAATACAATTAATGACCGTTTAGGCATTACACCTCCAAAAGGTTTAGCTATTAAAGCGCTTAAGTCTGCAGATAATGTATTAGATTTTGTTCAGAATGATAAAAAAACGATTGGAATTATCGGACTTAATACGTTATCTGACACAGATAATCCGAAAGTAAAAGATTATTTATCAAAAGTTAAAATTCTGAAAGTTGTAACCGATAAAGGTGAAATCTTTGAACCGAGTAACCCTAATTTACGAAATGGAAATTATCCATTTCATCGTTTCATCTATTTCTTAAAAAATGAAAAAGGTTTTGGAATTGCGGCTGGATTATCGCGTTTTGCAGGTTCGCAACAAGGACAATTAATTATCTTGAAAGAAAATTTACAACCTTATTATTTGTATAAAAGGGAAGTTCAAATTAACGCGAATTCGTTAGAACCAAAGAAAGAAATTAAAGCTGATTAA
- a CDS encoding four helix bundle protein, whose amino-acid sequence MEKENIILKLSLEFSLLIITYCEELEASKKFVISNQLLKSGTSIGANIREAQNAESLNDFVHKFKIAAKEIDETKYWLELCQLSESYPNNEILMDKLINISKIVNKIISTSKSK is encoded by the coding sequence ATGGAAAAAGAGAATATCATTTTAAAATTATCTTTAGAATTTTCACTCTTAATTATAACTTATTGTGAAGAACTTGAAGCTAGTAAAAAGTTTGTAATTTCAAACCAATTATTAAAATCAGGGACTTCTATAGGTGCAAATATTAGGGAAGCTCAGAATGCTGAAAGTTTAAATGATTTTGTTCACAAATTTAAAATTGCAGCAAAAGAAATTGATGAAACTAAATATTGGTTAGAATTATGTCAATTATCTGAAAGCTATCCTAACAATGAAATATTGATGGATAAATTAATTAATATTTCTAAAATTGTGAACAAGATTATAAGTACATCAAAATCAAAGTGA